Part of the Vespula pensylvanica isolate Volc-1 chromosome 23, ASM1446617v1, whole genome shotgun sequence genome is shown below.
ATGCATTAATGCGAGTCTCGATTACAAGGTAGCTTCTCGATTGATCCAAAGACTTTGgccgcttctctctctcctggtGGCTTCGAACCAATTTGCTAAATTGAACGTTGCGAGGGACACAACGTTCCTCCATAAATTTCCTTACACTTGAAATTCCGATAAGTAATGGATTCCTCTCGTCGTCTTCAATTCTTACATCTGATTTTTGATAATCCTCTATAATATTATCTGTATATACgtttgtaattttgtaattgttatttcaatgttctatcagaaaattaatttatattatattcaattaagttatgactttctttctctctatttcataTTAACAAATGATTTACTATAacgtttaacaaatattaatctttaCATTAATCACTATAAGAACTAGACGTCATAAAACAATCAGATTATACAGGATGAAATCAGAACAGTCTCATACGTTACGTATTAATTGAGATTTAACGGACAACGAGAATTATCTAATCGTTATCTAATTATACGAAAGATAGATAAGTTTCAtgataaaattagaataatcgttcttttttcgaacAGAAAAAGGGACACTCAGTCTTTACTTCGTCTCGTTTTAAGCAGACCACTAATCGTACCCTTGCCCCtcttatttcgataaaatcttgCTTTATGACGTCGTAACTCAGGTGTCGGGTTTGGTCACGAGGATGATTagtcgaaaataaaaagttggAATAATTATTAGCCCTTGGCTAAATTGTTAGTCTTCTTTCGTTAGGGTAATACGAGAATGTTACATTTTTCGTATCCAATGATTACCTACCACCTTAATATCcttgaaatttcttaattatttcttcttatatacaaaatttgtgCGCAagtagatattttcttatcatttttatttcaatattttttctaatttttccaTCCTTAGAATGTTAATTTGGTGtactttaattttctaaactCTCTCTATATTTCGAATCTCCACTTGAAATCTTTCAATTTCGTCATTTTCGAAACAATTAGTTTGATAATATAAACttggaaatatattaaattcgttatcaaaagagaaaattcttaGGTCAATTAGTTTGAATTCGATCATAAGATCTAGACAGATGACTTCTTAATTAACTCGTACAGAGAATTAAAGGATTGGCAAGCAAGACACGAAACTTTGAATCTTGTAGCCGGTTTTAAATCAACTCGTTGACTAATTGCCAGCGATATGTTATATACAACGTACGCGCATACCTACCACGAATTCTCATCCTCGAATTTAATCTTTATAGCACGTGTCGACTCAAGCGTAAAATTttgtcttaaaaaataaatgaaaaaaggaaacaaaaatcatAATACTTTCAAAAGGAATTACGTTTGAtgtcgaataaaaacaaactaGATCGTGTTCTCTAATCTATAGTTATCGAACCCTTAGCTTTCAAATTGGAACATGTAAAtaaagttttgtttttattcgtaaaagatTCGGGACGATTCGTTCTCTATGTCCATTCGAAAATTATAGTCCGAACctaatacatataatgtacAAGAAGCGCAACCatactatatttttctaacgatttagaaacaaataaaaaatggataaaTTTTAACTAAAATACTATTCGAACAAAGTATATTTCAACGAACCTTCGGAGAACTAAATTACGAGGTTACCATCACGTCTACCAATTTAATTGCTCTAATCGGATTCAGACGCGTGATCCGAATGCAATTCCGTTAGCAGCTGCTCTGCTCCAAGGATTGTTTGTGCTCTTTCTCgagtttctttatttatatatatgtatatacgtatgttttGATTAACCacacattttctttataaatatttcgacaAATTCGAGAGTctctcgtaaagaaaaaattgtcgtCGAATCACTGATCGTTTATCGTTAATCGTTTCTGTACGAGGAACCAGTAATTTTGCaacaaaaactaaaaaaaaaaaaaaaaaaaatcaacgattATGATTGCATAAGTacaaattatcaatataaCGATTTTGAAAGGACGATATATgcatgatcgaaaaaaaatgcatttgtCGTCACATTTAGTAAATTACTGTTgaatcttatttcttcttggaGTGACGTAAGAGAGTGCAagactgtgtgtgtgtgtgtgtgtgtataagagagagaaagagagagagagagagaaagagagacagagagaagggagagagagagaggattgtCATGTAGCTCGTAATTGGCTATCGGGTTGGTCGCGGGAGCAGAAGCTCTACTGCTTGATGTCGCCGTCGATATCGGTGAGAGCTCGCCGACACGACGTCGAGGAGTGCCGAGGTTCGAACATAATCGCGACACGTTGTCGACGTGCGCGTAATACGACTCAAATTACATGTACTCCCAGACCCGATAATTGTGTCTTCAACAAATAACAggaccatctctctctctctctctctctctctctctctctctctctctctctctctctctctctctcgccctctctctctctctttctctttgtctgtctgtctgtctttctctcacccCCACTTTACACGCACACAATCACTATAAAATGTATCCTTCACGATTTCTCCcttcattgaaatataaatttcgtcTAGTCGTTAAACCGAagttaaatgaatataaaaatgtaataatttaaaaatgatttagatCTTTATATTTGTTCTCTTCAGTCAGAGATAAATCTAGGATTCAATCAAacgttttattcatttattttattggagGATGgagttttcttttaaaaattgttgttCTATCCCGAACAAACCGAACGATcagattttttgtttgttctatTCCATGgtagaataaatttcaatgtgGATACAAAGCATCGAAGGAATGTTTGTAATTAATTCATCAGTACGCGTTCTATTTTCCAGGATGTAATTTTCGTTCGGAGATTACACGCACGATATTAACAGGAGAACGCTACGAAGATTTCTCTTCGATgttcatgcatatatacatatatatatacacacacacacacatacaatatgtatatatgtatatatgtacatacgcgaACGTTTcctatttctccttctatgttctctctctttctctctccctttcctcttctctatttctctcttttccttccactATACATTCGATAATGTTAGATGAAAGCAGCTACATTATTCTCTTAGCTATAATGAACATCACGTACTCTTTCGATAGCAGAGAAATCGAtcggaaaataatataatttagtcTAATCAATTTTATGTGTATCATGATTAGAAAACATCATTTTAGTGATTAAGGAAATATTGAATTAGAATTGTTAGTATTTTTTGATTAGACTCGTTAATCCTTTGTAATCTAATTTTTGTTAGGATCGTAATAAAACGAACGTTTGTtcatgtttataaaataaaaattatataatgtgaaaCTTACAGtgtaacatatatttatataaatactggtataaaaatatactatattaagtatataacTTTCAAGAATATTAACTATCGTATCATAGTAACGATTAATAACTAAAACGTTAATTctcataattttaattatgctAAACATTCGATACTCAACCTGatgcttaaaaataatttctaaatacaAACCTAATAAGATGAatttaaagatgaaaaaaacgaaatgaaatatataaataaataaattattgcgaAGTTATACATGACTTTATAAAGACCTTAATGATGGCGAGATCTTTTGGAATGAAGCGGCGTCACATAACTTATTAAACGCACGAGCGAGCATACCGCTCGCAACGGGAACGATTCTTGATGAAGCTTGCCTCGAAAAGCACAGGTCGTAGCCTTCGATCGTTGCACGGTAGTTAGAACGCAATTAAAGTTACATAATCTTCCATGGCCGGTCGTTTTTAAAAGGCTGAAGGGCTCGACTCTTACCCGACGGGCATCGACTGCCATCAACGACGCATTAGTTGCCATacggaaagagaagaagacgtTTTGctgaattcttttctttttttcttttttttttgtacttttttctttctttttttttttaataactcttGCACCTGCGATCTCATCTtccaacgagagaaaaattactAAAACTACCACAGCTTATTTgttaattcgaaaataataattctattcgttagtgtttttaattttcttcattttgcaATAATAACTAAGTAAAAATAGGTTTCAGCCGAAcgttgttttaataattaacatttttcagtaattgtaaaagaaaagatctatAGTAAAATGGGTTCGGTAGTTCTAGAGGTGTTAGCTTATTGATATACTCTTGATTTCCTTACGGAACTAAAAGTAAATAACCAAAAGAAGGGATGATTAataaggtagagagagagtacaTCAGACTGCCTGGAGGAACTCAAGCGATTACTTTTCCTTGAAAAATGCATGAAGTTCGTGCAACTATAACATTATTTAACTCTTAGGGGGATTCATTCGATTCGGTATGTTAACAAATTTCTGCCgaaagttattttaattacctTTCACTTTTCTCTGATACTTAATACAttatcttatcattttttttttttttattatatacaattgttTTATATCGTATCAATTAAATGTGAAATTTGactgaaattaataaaacgttttaatCCTCGAGATAAATACACTAACtcaattatgatttttatatacatatttttgtactttttatcTCGTATAACGCTACGATCATTGACTCGTAAAACGCGTAAATACCATTGGACGTTAAAAACTTAATTCTCACTTTCCTCTCGAGATTCATACCATACATGTGTTACAACAACACATCCTTTTGATTATTATCAGATTATGTTTATCGTAAAACAAGTATGTGAGAGATGCATTTGCCAGCTCGTGCTTTTGATCGTGAGAGTGCAACTAAATGCACcgtaaatttataattgtgGTAAAATCGACTTAATCGAAGAATCCtgtcagaaaaaaagaaaacaaatacaaaacaaaattacatGATACGAAATGTGTAGTgcaaattttgtaaaaattaaattaaagtatACAGTAAACTTTGAATGTAAAACTTTGAAATTGCATGCCATTATACATGATTAACATAATCTATTTTGGTATTAGAGAAAATTGtctaaattgaaattaaaaatatttgagaaaaaatcTCTTGTGTGAGAAATAAGCGTAACGAGAAGGACGAAGGGCAAACGGATCGAAGTTCATTGCATTCGGATGCTCGAGCAGCGATTAATAGCTTGAAAATTACGAATTATCTTTAGCTAAGATCAAAATGGGTTCCGCTCATGCGACCGTATTAACATACAGCATTAGCTATTCGACATGCGAACAAGTACTACGTGTTCACCGTTTTACTCGGATTTCTGCATTTCTGTAGCAATTATGGCcgtgctactgctgctgctgctatccgtatccatttctttctttctttttttgttttgtttcatatgtttttctttttttctttctcatcacGCGacaaaatcgaaattattataaatctatcACATGATCTATCACAGCGTATAGATGGACttgaacaaatattttttatatcgatccgAATAGAAAGAGTAGGTCAATCCTTCTCTCAAGACGTGGAACACTgtcatgattttatatatatatatatactttcttttttagaaaattagaaatatattttctaattatagtAAAGTCTAATTTAAAAAGGtatgataaattttaaaaagaaaaacttgtgAGGTTTCTAAATATGAtgatttctaatttctaaatatttttgttaaaggataaaattatatttttacatttatatgaaTGATCAGCaaaaaacgatgaaagatattataaggaatatatatacgatctaattgttttttaaagatttgttaaatatttcggACAAATTTCTAAATGACGAAATACGTAAGAGCGATAATCGATGCGTGTGGATGCTTCCGGTTTCACCGCGTAGCACTTTTTGCAAGTACATACAAAATAAGACGAGCGAACGTAACGCGATCGAGCGACTAGGTTGTGTACAGGGAAAGTTCTAAGGCATTGTACCGACGCATAGAGCGTAGTATATAAGGCAGAGATTAGAAAACGAAGCGGTTCAGTCGGTGGTGGTCCACGTTAAAAGACGTGCGAAATCGAGAATGAATTTGAAGGTAAGGAAGGAAAGTACATTTGTCGAGTCTAATCCTAAACTTATCAATAtacttatcgatatatatatgtatatatatatatcttttgtctTCTGTCAGCTGGCAATTGTCTTAGCGACTTTAGTCGTATCGGCAAAATGTACcgaggaaaagggaaaaaaagtgTCAGTAGAACCTAAAGAATCGGAGCCATCGGAAGATTTAACAAGAGCCGAAAAGAAGACGGAAAAACGTGGTCTGGTGCATAGCTACGGTGACcttggtggtggaggaggaggaggaggtggtggcgacggaggtggtggtggatcCTATGATCATCACGAACAGGTGAAGACAGTAACGGTGGTGAAGAAAGTACCGGTACCTTACGAAGTAACGAAGCATGTGCCTTATCTGGTTGAAAAACACGTGCCTTACGAGGTGAAGGTCGGTGTACCACAGCCTTATACCGTTGAGAAACACGTCCCTTATCCAGTGAAAGTCTTTGTTAAGGTACCAGTACACGTACCTCAGCCGTATACCGTGGAGAAGAAGGTTCCATACGAAGTGAAGGTACCAGTGGATAAGCCCTATGAGGTGAAGGTTTACGTACCACAACCTTACACCGTAGAAAAACATATCCCAGTACCAGTCAAGATACCAGTACCACAGCCCTATACCGTTGAAAAACATGTACCTTTCCCAGTGAAAGTAAAGATACCAGTACCACAACCCTATCCGGTTGAAAAACCAGTCCCATACGAAGTCAAAGTACCTGTTGATAAGCCTTATCCAGTTCCAGTACCTAAACCTTATCCAGTACACGTTGAAAAACCTTATCCTGTACCTGTTGAAAAACCGGTGCCCTATGAAGTGAAAGTACCTGTTGACAAACCATATCCTGTCACCGTTGAAAAACCTTACCCTGTACCAGTCAAAGTACCAGTACCTCAACCTTATCCTGTTAATAAACCTGTACCTGTACCTGTTGAGAAACCTGTACCTTATCCAGTCAAAGTTCCAATCGACAAACCATATGTCGTTGAAAAGGAAGTACCTTATCCCGTCGAAAAGGAAGTACCTTATCCCGTGAAAGTTCCAGTTCCTGTACCTGTTCATGTTAAGGAGGAATCAGGAGGAGGATATGAAGGTTCAGAAGGTTATCAAGGTCATTCGGGAGGTTATGGTAGTTACGATTACTCCTCTCATCATGGCTGAATAC
Proteins encoded:
- the LOC122636720 gene encoding proline-rich protein 4-like, translated to MNLKLAIVLATLVVSAKCTEEKGKKVSVEPKESEPSEDLTRAEKKTEKRGLVHSYGDLGGGGGGGGGGDGGGGGSYDHHEQVKTVTVVKKVPVPYEVTKHVPYLVEKHVPYEVKVGVPQPYTVEKHVPYPVKVFVKVPVHVPQPYTVEKKVPYEVKVPVDKPYEVKVYVPQPYTVEKHIPVPVKIPVPQPYTVEKHVPFPVKVKIPVPQPYPVEKPVPYEVKVPVDKPYPVPVPKPYPVHVEKPYPVPVEKPVPYEVKVPVDKPYPVTVEKPYPVPVKVPVPQPYPVNKPVPVPVEKPVPYPVKVPIDKPYVVEKEVPYPVEKEVPYPVKVPVPVPVHVKEESGGGYEGSEGYQGHSGGYGSYDYSSHHG